In the genome of Sphingomonas naphthae, one region contains:
- the recJ gene encoding single-stranded-DNA-specific exonuclease RecJ codes for MQPRRPVLDITRSILGQPWHWRGGSLDMADEGFRPDDLVTGLLMARGCPREGVEAHRTPTLRAFMPDPSIFRDMDVAARRLADAVQANEPVTIFGDYDVDGATSAALLVRLLRSLGLTPAAYIPDRLMEGYGPSGEALVRIAEGGARLIVTVDCGAQAFDALEMARAAVVDVIVVDHHKCAAALPVAHALVNPNRLDEGEGAAHGHLAAVGVAFLLGAALLRELRGRGFFTDRAEPKLIDLLDLVALGTVADVAQLKGLNRAFVTQGLKVMRQGRNIGLAALARAARLTKPVSCTDLGFALGPRINAGGRVGKSDLGVRLLTTDDEAEADGIAAELDRLNEERRAIEAAVIEEATERAGTQGNRAVAVISGEGWHPGVIGIVASRLKEKLGRPTIIIAVDADGVGKGSGRSISGVDLGAAVLAAKDMGLLVAGGGHAMAAGLTIDATRIDALADFLDERLSADVARASDGRALLLDAVVAPGGVGPSLVDALEEGGPYGAGWPAPRVAAGPVRIVKVDIVGNGHVRAIVVGSDGRSIKTIAFRAADTPLGQALLAAGTTRQLWIAGRAKVDDWSGRPEAEMHLDDAAWAD; via the coding sequence ATGCAGCCTCGCCGCCCTGTTCTCGATATCACCCGTTCGATCCTCGGCCAGCCCTGGCATTGGCGCGGCGGATCGCTGGACATGGCGGACGAGGGGTTTCGGCCCGATGATCTCGTCACCGGCCTGCTGATGGCGCGCGGCTGCCCGCGCGAGGGGGTCGAGGCGCATCGCACGCCCACCTTGCGCGCGTTCATGCCCGACCCGTCGATCTTCCGCGACATGGATGTGGCGGCGCGTCGCCTCGCCGATGCGGTGCAGGCGAACGAGCCGGTGACGATCTTCGGCGATTATGACGTGGACGGCGCCACCTCCGCCGCGCTGCTGGTGCGGCTGCTGCGCTCGCTCGGCCTCACCCCCGCCGCCTACATTCCCGATCGGCTGATGGAGGGCTATGGCCCCTCAGGCGAGGCGCTGGTGCGGATCGCCGAGGGCGGCGCGCGGCTGATCGTGACGGTCGATTGCGGCGCGCAGGCGTTCGACGCGCTGGAGATGGCGCGCGCGGCGGTGGTGGACGTGATCGTCGTCGATCACCACAAATGCGCCGCCGCGCTGCCGGTGGCCCATGCGCTGGTGAACCCCAACCGGCTCGACGAGGGCGAGGGCGCGGCGCACGGCCATCTGGCGGCGGTGGGTGTCGCCTTCCTGCTGGGCGCGGCGCTGTTGCGCGAATTGCGCGGGCGCGGCTTCTTCACCGACCGGGCCGAGCCGAAGCTGATCGACCTGCTCGATCTGGTCGCGCTCGGCACCGTCGCCGATGTGGCGCAATTGAAGGGGCTCAACCGTGCCTTCGTGACGCAGGGCCTGAAGGTGATGCGCCAGGGCCGCAACATCGGCCTCGCCGCGCTGGCCCGCGCCGCGCGGCTGACCAAGCCGGTCAGCTGCACCGATCTGGGCTTCGCGCTGGGGCCGCGCATCAACGCCGGCGGACGGGTCGGCAAGTCCGATCTCGGCGTGCGCCTGCTCACCACCGACGACGAGGCCGAGGCCGACGGCATCGCCGCCGAACTCGATCGGCTGAACGAGGAACGCCGCGCGATCGAGGCGGCGGTGATCGAGGAAGCCACCGAACGCGCCGGCACCCAGGGCAATCGCGCGGTCGCGGTGATATCCGGCGAGGGCTGGCATCCGGGCGTGATCGGCATCGTCGCCAGCCGGCTGAAGGAGAAGCTGGGCAGGCCGACGATCATCATCGCGGTGGACGCGGACGGCGTCGGCAAGGGATCGGGCCGCTCGATATCGGGCGTCGATCTCGGCGCGGCGGTGCTCGCCGCCAAGGACATGGGGCTGCTGGTGGCGGGCGGCGGCCATGCGATGGCGGCGGGTCTCACCATCGATGCCACGCGCATCGACGCGCTGGCGGACTTCCTCGACGAGCGCCTCTCCGCCGACGTGGCGCGGGCGTCGGACGGCCGGGCGCTGCTGCTGGACGCGGTGGTGGCGCCCGGCGGGGTCGGCCCGTCGCTGGTCGATGCGCTGGAGGAAGGCGGCCCCTATGGCGCCGGCTGGCCCGCGCCGAGGGTGGCGGCCGGGCCGGTGCGGATCGTGAAGGTCGACATCGTCGGCAACGGCCATGTCCGCGCGATCGTGGTGGGCAGTGATGGCCGCAGCATCAAGACGATCGCCTTCCGCGCCGCCGACACGCCGCTGGGGCAGGCGCTGCTCGCCGCCGGCACCACCCGCCAGCTGTGGATCGCCGGCCGCGCCAAGGTGGACGATTGGTCCGGCCGGCCCGAAGCCGAAATGCACCTCGACGACGCCGCCTGGGCCGATTGA
- a CDS encoding xanthine dehydrogenase family protein molybdopterin-binding subunit, giving the protein MAASPAQAGIGTPVSRIDGPAKVTGAARYAADHPIEGLLYGVAVSSTIARGRIAALDDSAALAVPGVVTVIHHENRAHLPWRTSRYGDQLAPAGGKPLRPFYDDTIYYNGQPVALVVAETFEAARHAARLIAIDYEGERHNTDLDVAIAERFVPRQKPPSDRGDTDAALETAPVRHEGEYRLATEHHNPMELHGATVEWHGEGRLTVHDKTQGPAQVQDYLCNVFGFEPDDVRVLNPYVGGAFGAALRPLYHVFLATLAAKMLERSVRVVLTRQQMFTHVHRPEAIQRVALGAEADGKLTAISTIATTATSRYEAYAETIVEWGGQTYAAPNAHFDYAVAPIDSATPGSMRGPGAATGLTLFEMAMDELAYAADVDPLALRLTNYSDIEQIRQIPYTSKALKACYEQGAEAFGWDQRSQAPRSMREGRELIGWGMATGVWDAMFMKTSARARLGANGHLEVASATSDIGTGTYTIMAQIAAGVLGLPVEQVSAKLGDSSLPPAPLEGGSWGAASTGAAVQLACEALQAKLAEAAGKLEGRPFGSQPEIASVGFADGEMYLKADPQVRAPYGRIMAAAGVTELEAEATAAPGPRGMANQVVKARNTHSAVFAEVRVDEELGVVRITRIVSAIAAGRIINPKTARSQIVGGVVWGIGMALHEETMTDHHFGRIMNHSLAEYHIPAHADVDTIDVIFVEEQDSEVSPLGVKGVGEIGTVSTAAAIANAIFHATGKRVRELPITIDKLL; this is encoded by the coding sequence ATGGCCGCGTCCCCCGCCCAGGCCGGTATCGGCACCCCCGTCAGCCGGATCGACGGCCCCGCCAAGGTGACCGGCGCGGCGCGCTATGCCGCCGATCATCCGATCGAGGGCCTGCTGTATGGCGTGGCCGTCTCCAGCACGATCGCGCGCGGCCGCATCGCCGCGCTCGACGACAGCGCGGCGCTGGCGGTGCCCGGCGTGGTCACCGTGATCCACCACGAAAATCGCGCGCATCTGCCGTGGCGCACCAGCCGCTATGGCGATCAGCTCGCCCCGGCCGGCGGCAAACCGCTGCGCCCGTTCTACGACGACACCATCTATTACAACGGCCAGCCGGTCGCGCTGGTGGTGGCCGAGACCTTCGAGGCGGCGCGCCATGCCGCCCGCCTGATCGCGATCGATTATGAGGGCGAGCGGCACAATACCGATCTCGACGTGGCGATCGCCGAACGCTTCGTTCCGCGCCAGAAGCCGCCGAGCGATCGCGGCGATACCGACGCGGCGCTTGAAACCGCCCCGGTCCGCCACGAGGGCGAATATCGCCTCGCGACCGAACATCACAATCCGATGGAACTGCATGGCGCCACGGTCGAATGGCATGGCGAAGGTCGCCTGACCGTCCACGACAAGACGCAGGGGCCGGCGCAGGTGCAGGATTATCTGTGCAACGTCTTCGGCTTCGAGCCCGACGACGTGCGCGTGCTCAATCCCTATGTCGGCGGGGCGTTCGGGGCGGCGCTGCGGCCGCTGTATCATGTCTTCCTCGCCACGCTCGCCGCCAAGATGCTGGAGCGATCGGTGCGGGTGGTGCTGACCCGCCAGCAGATGTTCACCCACGTCCACCGGCCAGAGGCGATCCAGAGGGTCGCGCTGGGCGCCGAGGCCGATGGCAAGCTGACCGCCATTTCGACCATCGCGACCACCGCCACCTCCCGCTACGAAGCGTATGCCGAGACGATCGTGGAATGGGGCGGCCAGACCTATGCCGCGCCCAACGCCCATTTCGACTATGCCGTGGCGCCGATCGACAGCGCCACGCCAGGATCGATGCGCGGGCCGGGCGCCGCGACCGGTCTGACCCTGTTCGAGATGGCGATGGACGAGCTGGCCTATGCCGCCGACGTCGATCCGCTCGCGCTGCGCCTGACCAATTATTCGGACATCGAGCAGATCCGCCAGATCCCCTACACCAGCAAGGCGCTGAAGGCCTGCTACGAGCAGGGCGCCGAGGCCTTCGGCTGGGATCAGCGCAGCCAGGCGCCACGATCGATGCGCGAGGGTCGCGAACTGATCGGCTGGGGCATGGCGACCGGCGTGTGGGACGCGATGTTCATGAAGACATCGGCCCGCGCCCGGCTCGGCGCCAACGGCCATCTCGAGGTCGCCAGCGCCACATCCGATATCGGCACCGGCACCTATACGATCATGGCGCAGATCGCCGCCGGCGTGCTGGGGCTCCCCGTGGAGCAGGTCAGCGCGAAACTGGGCGACAGCAGCCTGCCGCCCGCGCCGCTGGAGGGTGGTTCCTGGGGCGCCGCCTCGACCGGGGCGGCGGTGCAGCTGGCGTGCGAGGCGCTACAGGCCAAGCTGGCGGAGGCCGCCGGCAAGCTGGAGGGCCGCCCATTCGGCTCGCAGCCCGAGATCGCCTCGGTCGGCTTCGCGGACGGCGAAATGTATCTGAAGGCCGATCCTCAGGTGCGCGCGCCCTACGGCCGGATCATGGCCGCCGCCGGCGTGACCGAGCTGGAGGCCGAGGCCACCGCCGCGCCCGGCCCGCGCGGCATGGCCAATCAGGTCGTGAAGGCGCGTAACACCCATTCCGCCGTCTTCGCCGAAGTGCGCGTGGACGAGGAACTGGGCGTGGTGCGGATCACCCGCATCGTCAGCGCGATCGCCGCCGGCCGTATCATCAACCCCAAGACCGCGCGCAGCCAGATCGTCGGCGGCGTGGTGTGGGGCATCGGCATGGCGCTGCACGAGGAGACCATGACCGACCATCATTTCGGCCGGATCATGAACCACAGCCTCGCCGAATATCACATCCCCGCCCATGCCGACGTGGATACGATCGACGTGATCTTCGTGGAGGAACAGGACAGCGAGGTCTCGCCGCTGGGCGTGAAGGGCGTGGGCGAGATCGGCACCGTCTCCACCGCCGCCGCCATCGCCAACGCCATCTTCCACGCGACGGGCAAACGGGTGCGCGAGCTGCCGATCACGATCGACAAATTGCTGTAG
- a CDS encoding FecR family protein, translating to MSGGAKQTRDATERQAARHLVALVNDPDARTRAAIEDWIGADPAHAIAFAQAEAAWDAAERLKANGASHDAGDAATDHPDFFAGDQWWTRRRFVVGGVIAASAAALGLTGWLHASSSYATGVGEVRDVTLADGSALHLNTDSKVTVDYSGNRRLLRLDRGEAYFDVAHDPARPFDVQTRGGVTVRALGTAFNVRLREAVVELTVTKGVVGVATASRTMAKVAAGRGAIIQPRTVALASLDKRHIEQRTAWRDRMIELDGESVNQAIDEFNRYRSSPLVIGDQRLAPMRIGGRFRTDESDQFIAALEQSLPIRAVANGDGSVLLLYRDDDA from the coding sequence TTGTCGGGGGGCGCAAAGCAGACGAGGGACGCGACGGAGCGGCAGGCCGCCCGGCACCTGGTCGCGCTCGTCAATGATCCCGATGCGCGGACCCGCGCCGCGATCGAGGACTGGATCGGCGCCGATCCCGCCCACGCCATCGCCTTCGCGCAGGCCGAGGCGGCATGGGACGCGGCCGAACGGCTGAAGGCCAATGGCGCGTCGCACGACGCGGGCGACGCGGCGACGGACCATCCCGATTTCTTCGCGGGCGATCAGTGGTGGACGCGGCGGCGCTTCGTTGTCGGCGGCGTGATCGCGGCGTCGGCGGCGGCGCTCGGCCTGACGGGCTGGCTGCACGCCAGCAGCAGCTACGCCACCGGCGTCGGCGAGGTGCGCGACGTGACCCTGGCCGATGGATCGGCGCTCCACCTCAACACCGACAGCAAGGTGACGGTGGATTATAGCGGCAACCGCCGGCTGCTGCGGCTCGATCGCGGCGAGGCCTATTTCGATGTCGCGCACGATCCCGCCCGCCCGTTCGACGTGCAGACGCGCGGTGGCGTGACGGTGCGGGCGCTGGGCACCGCCTTCAACGTGCGGCTGCGCGAGGCGGTGGTGGAACTGACCGTCACCAAAGGCGTGGTCGGCGTGGCGACGGCGAGCCGGACGATGGCGAAGGTGGCGGCCGGGCGCGGCGCCATCATCCAGCCGCGCACGGTGGCCTTGGCCAGCCTCGACAAGCGCCACATCGAACAGCGCACCGCCTGGCGGGACCGGATGATCGAGCTGGACGGGGAATCGGTCAATCAGGCGATCGACGAATTCAACCGCTACCGATCCTCTCCGCTGGTGATCGGCGACCAGCGGCTCGCCCCGATGCGCATCGGCGGCCGTTTCCGTACCGACGAGAGCGACCAGTTCATCGCCGCGCTGGAACAGTCGCTGCCGATCCGGGCGGTGGCGAACGGCGACGGTTCGGTGCTGCTGCTCTATCGCGACGACGACGCCTGA
- a CDS encoding twin-arginine translocation signal domain-containing protein — translation MATAARSIVPACIAPGKNADKSTAPSRRGFLALAAAVPAAGAMAGLPATVRPSPWNRAVAALQAAKTAREAYERDVFLPMDREYNRRSGKRPSLDFSVKALNGHVATYHMRPHELDDWADCDMWRRYAAPIREEYRAWQRRHDAALRDLNYEAIQVRYDDLNVVEADAEDALIATPAPDGAALAAKVRLVLSLTADSSFDDRWRQGLLADCESFEEARSKSA, via the coding sequence ATGGCTACCGCTGCCCGTAGCATCGTCCCCGCGTGCATCGCACCCGGAAAAAACGCCGATAAGTCCACCGCGCCCAGCCGGCGCGGCTTCCTCGCGCTGGCCGCTGCCGTTCCCGCCGCAGGCGCAATGGCCGGTCTTCCCGCAACGGTTCGACCCTCGCCTTGGAACCGCGCCGTTGCCGCCCTTCAGGCGGCCAAGACCGCACGCGAAGCCTACGAGCGCGACGTGTTTCTGCCGATGGATCGAGAATATAATCGGCGGTCGGGCAAGCGTCCCAGCCTCGATTTCTCGGTTAAGGCGCTCAACGGGCATGTCGCAACCTATCACATGCGGCCGCACGAGCTTGACGATTGGGCCGATTGCGACATGTGGCGCCGCTATGCTGCGCCGATCCGAGAAGAATATCGGGCTTGGCAACGGCGGCACGACGCTGCCCTTCGCGACCTGAACTATGAAGCGATCCAGGTGCGTTATGACGACCTTAATGTGGTCGAGGCGGACGCCGAGGACGCGCTGATCGCCACGCCTGCGCCCGATGGCGCTGCACTCGCTGCAAAAGTCAGGCTGGTTCTGTCGCTGACGGCAGACTCTTCGTTTGACGACCGATGGCGGCAGGGCCTGTTGGCCGATTGCGAGAGTTTCGAGGAGGCTCGCTCTAAAAGCGCGTAA
- a CDS encoding FAD binding domain-containing protein — MTPFTYQRPTTVADAVAAAATPGAKLIAGGTNLIDLMKESVERPTALIDIGRLPLGAIEEADGGLRIGALVPNTTVAEDERVLARYPLLASAILAGATPQLRNAASTGGNLNQRTRCYYFYDVATPCNKRTPESGCGALRGVNRIHAILGTSDMCIATHPSDMCVALAALDAVVEVEGPEGGRAIPFADYHRLPEETPQRDNNLLPGEMVTAIRLPNEDFTAHHSYLKLRDRLSYAFALVSVAATLRIEDDRIVEARVALGGVAHKPWRDREAEAALIGKIPVRTMFEGFADTLLAPAAPRGGNAFKIPLARRAIVRALTQAAAGTPQSQTNKRIA, encoded by the coding sequence ATGACCCCCTTCACCTACCAGCGCCCCACCACCGTCGCCGACGCGGTCGCGGCCGCCGCCACGCCCGGCGCGAAGCTGATCGCGGGCGGCACCAACCTGATCGATCTGATGAAGGAGAGCGTCGAGCGGCCGACCGCGCTGATCGATATCGGCCGCCTGCCGCTCGGGGCGATCGAGGAGGCCGACGGCGGCCTGCGGATCGGCGCGCTGGTGCCCAACACCACGGTGGCCGAGGACGAGCGCGTACTGGCCCGCTATCCGCTTCTCGCCAGCGCGATCCTGGCGGGGGCCACGCCGCAGCTGCGCAACGCCGCCAGCACCGGTGGCAATCTGAACCAGCGCACCCGCTGCTATTATTTCTACGACGTCGCCACCCCCTGCAACAAGCGCACCCCCGAATCCGGGTGCGGCGCGCTGCGCGGGGTGAACCGCATCCACGCGATCCTCGGCACGAGCGACATGTGCATCGCCACCCACCCCTCCGACATGTGCGTGGCGCTCGCCGCGCTGGACGCGGTGGTGGAGGTCGAGGGGCCGGAGGGCGGCCGCGCCATCCCCTTCGCCGATTATCATCGCCTGCCCGAAGAGACGCCGCAGCGGGACAACAACCTGCTTCCCGGCGAGATGGTGACCGCCATCCGCCTGCCCAACGAGGATTTCACCGCGCATCACAGCTATCTCAAGCTGCGCGATCGCCTGTCCTACGCCTTCGCCCTCGTTTCGGTCGCCGCCACGCTCCGGATCGAGGATGATCGGATCGTCGAGGCGAGGGTCGCGCTGGGCGGTGTCGCCCACAAGCCGTGGCGCGACCGGGAGGCGGAGGCGGCGCTGATCGGCAAAATCCCCGTCCGCACCATGTTCGAGGGGTTCGCCGACACGTTGCTCGCCCCGGCCGCGCCCCGCGGCGGCAACGCCTTCAAAATCCCGCTGGCCCGCCGCGCCATCGTCCGCGCGCTCACCCAGGCGGCGGCCGGCACGCCGCAGTCCCAGACGAACAAGAGGATCGCCTGA
- a CDS encoding RNA polymerase sigma factor translates to MDNVRAKLDWFKAIILPHQPALRARLRRLCPTTGDLEDLVSEVLTRAYANPNWHGVDHGRAYLFTVARNLVIDMTRRDKIVSFDTVVELDLLQSDHDMDAQLCARDELRRMQAIVDTLPGQCRRAFIARRVQEKSMGEIADEMGLSVSTVEKHLGKAVRLIMQALADQEDQGFVGGRKADEGRDGAAGRPAPGRARQ, encoded by the coding sequence ATGGACAATGTTCGCGCCAAGCTCGATTGGTTCAAGGCCATCATCCTGCCGCACCAGCCCGCGCTGCGGGCGCGGCTGCGGCGGCTGTGCCCGACGACGGGGGATCTGGAGGATCTCGTGTCCGAGGTGCTCACCCGCGCCTACGCCAATCCCAACTGGCACGGCGTCGATCACGGCCGCGCCTATCTGTTCACCGTGGCGCGCAATCTGGTGATCGACATGACCCGGCGCGACAAGATCGTGTCGTTCGACACGGTCGTCGAACTCGATCTGCTCCAGTCCGATCACGACATGGACGCGCAATTGTGCGCGCGGGACGAATTGCGGCGGATGCAGGCGATCGTCGATACGCTGCCCGGCCAGTGCCGCCGCGCCTTCATCGCGCGGCGCGTGCAGGAGAAATCGATGGGCGAGATAGCGGATGAGATGGGGCTATCCGTTTCAACGGTTGAGAAGCATCTAGGCAAGGCGGTACGGCTGATTATGCAGGCGCTGGCCGATCAGGAGGATCAGGGGTTTGTCGGGGGGCGCAAAGCAGACGAGGGACGCGACGGAGCGGCAGGCCGCCCGGCACCTGGTCGCGCTCGTCAATGA
- a CDS encoding (2Fe-2S)-binding protein, whose translation MTELSTLPLSLTVNGRIETVQVEPWVTLLDLLRERLGLMGTKKGCDHGQCGACTVLVNGRRMNSCLRLGAMHEGDEIVTIEGLAGPDGTLHPLQQAFIDHDAFQCGYCTPGQICSGVALLNEGKATSREAIREYMSGNLCRCGAYTNIADAIEAVAAEQARTAMREAAE comes from the coding sequence ATGACCGAACTTTCCACGCTCCCGCTCAGCCTGACCGTCAATGGCCGCATCGAAACCGTGCAGGTCGAACCGTGGGTCACCCTGCTCGATCTGCTGCGCGAGCGGCTGGGGCTGATGGGGACCAAGAAGGGCTGCGACCATGGCCAGTGCGGCGCCTGTACCGTGCTGGTCAACGGGCGGCGGATGAACAGCTGCCTGCGCCTCGGCGCGATGCATGAGGGCGACGAGATCGTCACGATCGAGGGGCTGGCCGGCCCCGACGGCACGCTCCACCCGCTGCAACAGGCGTTCATCGATCATGACGCCTTCCAGTGCGGCTATTGCACGCCGGGGCAGATCTGCTCGGGCGTGGCGCTGCTGAACGAGGGCAAGGCGACCAGCCGCGAGGCGATCCGCGAATATATGAGCGGCAATCTCTGCCGCTGCGGCGCCTATACCAACATCGCCGACGCCATCGAGGCGGTGGCGGCCGAACAGGCCCGAACCGCCATGCGGGAGGCGGCGGAATGA
- a CDS encoding tyrosine-type recombinase/integrase produces the protein MKRKRRYPNVSSFTDRHGKLRWRWRKAGFVTYYFRSPPDTAGFKEELAACEAGAPIRAGGGRCIPRSVSDLVARYYASANFNRGGLDDQHRRRLLIESFRTPLANDLVANFRWDHIEAILADRAKKAIDGRGRVVGGPVAALNLRKQLRRLFAYAKRLGWITDNPVDDAERIAAPKTGGYYAWSEDDIAAYQARHPLGTGARLALEIMLWTGQRRSDARQLGPEHLKSGQINYRQGKTGTDLWLPAVPQLMEAIRAMQRVGLNTFLVTDHGKPFSRAGFGNKMREWCDEAGLPQCTSHGLRKAVARRLAESDASQQSIKAVGGWKGDAEVTIYTASADQKRLARTAIDRLSDADLANRDIKLAKSFNQKIEKKD, from the coding sequence GTGAAGCGAAAGCGCCGCTATCCGAACGTATCGTCGTTCACCGATCGCCACGGCAAGTTGCGCTGGCGGTGGCGCAAGGCGGGTTTCGTCACCTATTATTTCCGCAGTCCGCCAGACACGGCGGGCTTCAAGGAAGAATTGGCAGCGTGCGAGGCGGGCGCGCCGATCCGTGCTGGCGGGGGGCGCTGCATCCCGCGATCGGTCTCGGACCTGGTGGCACGCTATTATGCCTCCGCTAACTTCAATCGCGGGGGGCTAGACGATCAGCACCGGCGTCGATTGCTGATTGAGAGCTTCCGCACTCCCTTGGCCAACGACCTCGTTGCGAACTTCCGGTGGGATCATATCGAGGCGATTTTGGCCGATCGTGCAAAGAAGGCGATCGATGGTCGGGGTCGTGTTGTCGGAGGACCCGTGGCGGCGCTCAATCTACGCAAGCAGCTTCGCCGGCTGTTTGCCTATGCGAAGCGGCTGGGCTGGATAACAGACAATCCGGTGGACGATGCCGAGCGTATCGCTGCCCCGAAAACGGGCGGCTATTACGCATGGTCCGAAGACGACATCGCCGCGTATCAGGCGCGACACCCGCTCGGGACGGGAGCCCGGCTTGCGCTGGAGATTATGCTTTGGACCGGCCAACGCCGCAGTGATGCCCGGCAGCTTGGTCCCGAGCATCTGAAAAGCGGGCAGATCAATTACCGCCAGGGCAAGACTGGCACAGATTTATGGTTGCCAGCTGTGCCACAGCTCATGGAGGCAATCCGCGCAATGCAACGCGTCGGGCTCAATACCTTTCTGGTGACCGACCACGGCAAGCCATTCAGCCGCGCCGGCTTCGGCAACAAGATGCGCGAGTGGTGTGACGAAGCAGGGCTTCCCCAATGCACGTCGCACGGCCTCCGCAAAGCCGTGGCGCGCCGCCTTGCTGAAAGCGATGCAAGCCAACAGTCGATCAAGGCTGTGGGTGGCTGGAAAGGCGATGCCGAGGTTACGATCTACACCGCCAGCGCCGATCAAAAACGCCTCGCGCGGACGGCCATTGATCGACTTTCCGACGCTGATTTGGCTAACCGCGACATCAAGTTAGCCAAATCATTCAACCAAAAGATTGAAAAGAAAGACTAA